ccaatgatggaagagccctgaaatgtagatgtccaagtcttctatgacATAGTTCACTTGAAATGGAAGAGTCGTGAAGGAAGGCTTGAACTGGATGAGTGGAAAGCTTGTACAAACTTTCATGTCGATTCCCAATAACACATGCAGTCTTGATGttggagttctttggccatgcaagAACTCTCCCTTTTGAAAATGCCACTTGATAACCtttatcctccaaggctgaaatagatATTAGATTCCTCTTGATTTCTGACACGAATAGAACGTCACTTGGATGAAGAGAAATTCCAGATTCTAGATTGAGTGATGTAGCACCAAATCCTTTCACTGAATAGTGTGCATCATCTCCAATGATTACTTGAAGGTTAGACTCCCTTTCCACCAGATCTGAAAGATGATCTCGATAGCCTGTGATGTGTCGAGAGGCCCCACTATCAATTAGCCAAGTGTCACTATCCATGGGAACATTACTTGATAAGACAAATATGAAGAGGAATCCATTAAAGTTGTCTTCTGCTTCCTTTTGAGTAGAGACTTCATTAATGTTTGCCACTTGTTGCTTAGGCCTTGTCAAACAATCTcttgcaaagtgaccaaacttgtcacatctaaagcattggatgtGGGAgagaactttcttcttcttctttgaatcaggTCATTTGAATCAGGTCAAAGAATATACACAGGTGGAAACTAAATTCCTTTCTAATCTCAGCATTTTCCCTTCTCTCGAACTCGGAAGCCTATCTTATAAGTCGTGTGTATAGGGAAGCTATACACTATTATTGACAAATTCACCAACTCCATTGTCAAATGGGATGTGAAGTTGGTTGTGGGCATGTCTGCACTCCTGGAGCATAAGTAGAAATCATGTGGTGTTGGCAAGGACTTATCAGTTACTAATTAGACAGTCTTGATGGCAAGCCTCTCATTAGCAAATGTGTGAATTTGTGTGGTGAATCATAATGAAACACTCATGTATATCACTTCTCACCACCTCAATTCATGTGAATTCATTTGTGCCTCGCCCATTTCAAAGGGTTTGAAAATGCATTCACTTCATTTtttctcactccctcctctctGTCGTTGCCCCATGGATACCCCCATCCATCTGGTTTGCACTCAATGACAAATGGCTTTCATGGGGCTGGTATCAGAAAAGAGTTTACAGTGCATCTTCAAGACTCACCATGGTCTAAATTTTGTTTGCAATCCAATGGGTTCTCTTCGAGATCTCAAGGAACTCAAGGACATGATGAAGAGGATGGCTACAGCATTAATCAAAAGGCAATTTCTAGGAGGTTTGAATGAGGTGCTAGAAGTGGTGCAATATGGcacaagagtccatgtcttgtcAAGCTTCTCTAGACTCCTAACCAACAAGGACATGGTAGACTAGTTCCCATTCATTTCCTCTTCCCATTGAACCTCAGTTCTTCAATAGCACCAGAAGACTACCAAAGAGGTTAATTTCCTAAAGAAAGTGTTGGGTTTGGTGGCCTCAGATGGTGTGGAATCGTTGAGGGCTTTCACGCGAATCCTCCAAGAATTAAACAACAATTTTCTCTGTCCCCTCTTGGCAATATAACAGTGACAATTTGTCTCCTTTTGTTTTTGGCTGCTAGCAATAGGACGAAGGATGGTAGAATGTTACTGCCAAGACTTTGTGATTGACCTGGCTATTTTATGGGCTTAGTCATATTTTGTATAGCCCTTTTGTATAGACTTTGTATATTTTATCATTAATATAAAAGGCAGCAACCCCCAAGGTCACAATTttaagaacaaaaaaaaaagaaaatcatctatctatcaaaaagaaaaaagaaaaacacaaatgaaAGATTTTGAGCTGATGTAAAAAAGTCACATGGTAAGAATGCCATTTAAACATTTTTATTCCATTTggaatttaattaatcaatttcaaAAATTATTTGCAATAGCTGCCATATTGCCCCATAAAGTGGATAATCTACAGATGCATCTATTTAGTATCAGCTAGCAACATTTTGCAAGACTTTAAGCCATTCAATTTCTCTAATTTAACAATTCATCAAATATTTGGCGAAAAATTCCtgtatttttcctcaacaattaaCAATCAGTGAACATCACCTTTAAAACTGAAATGACTCAAATCCATTAATAATACATATAAATCAGATTCGAAAAGCCTCACTGTTTGCTGATGCCACTTGATACTCTTCTTTTCAGCCGAAATTAGGAATTTGTCCAATCAAGTTTGAATCTGTAGTCTATGCACATTATACTTAGACATGTGGGTTGTGTTGTATTAATGAATATGCAATGTTTTAATTTGTTAAATCTTCTAGTGTAAATTCTATGGTGAAGCCAATATCTCTTGACATTCTTCAAGGCTTTAGTAGGAAATTTCTCATAGATTCCTCATAACACCTTACCATGAGCATGTTACAAGCCTAATCAGGGATGTTATGTTTTCCCTGGTTCATGAAGGTACCAATAAGGCAATCCATAACATTCACATAATTTTTAATTGAAACATCTCACAAGTAGCATATGATACATGCAATTTATTGGTTAGATTTATCATCTTATAAAATAACTAATATCAATCAAAAATTTGTATCCATATATCAAAAAATATCTTACAATTTACACGTCAGGTGCAAATAAGTACTTGATAATTCATATAAGCTGAGTAAATCAAGAATGGCTACCAGTTCCTTGAGCTACTTATGGCCTAAGGTGCACAATTCATGATGTACAACCATAATTGGCAGACCAAGATAAGTACAATCCTAAAACCAGAAAAACATTTAAAGATTATCATAAAACCAACAAAGATGGCAAACGGGAGTTAAGGATAGGCAACAAACCTGGAGACGAGCACGGCCACTGGCATTGCCCTGAGTTAAAGGGCGTTGGACCAAGCTATTCCAGTAAGATTTAATTGAAAACGGTTGAAACTGCAAAAAGGACATTAAAGTAAACAAATCAAATGAGGTGTTCTGAATTGGAGTTCCAGTAACTGCCCACCTCCTTTGTGCCTTCAAAGCTATTGCAGCCTTGGCCTGTTTAGTAGTAGCATTCTTGATGAAATGAGCCTCGTCCAAGATAACTCTCAACCAGTCCACCTCCTTCATGGGGGAACCCGGACAATCCAATTCTGAACCGAGAGTACTATAAGTTGTCAAAACAATATCAAACTTGCAAAGCTCCTTACCTTCCCTATTGCGCTGATCACCATGATATAAATAAACTTTCAGCTTTCCTGGTTTGGTGTGTTCCTCAAGCTGAGTGACCCAATTGGAAATCACCGAAGGGGGGCAGACAACAAGAGTGGTCTTGGGCCCATGGGGATCTGGTGGGTCAAATTCGCATCCAGCCAAATCCCTGCTAGAGAATGCTGACTCTCTGCTTGCATTAGTGTCGGTCTTCTTTCTTGAGCCATCCCTTTTCCTCTTACGTTCCCTTGGCTTAGAGCTTTCGGGGCAGGGTTTAGGGTTTTGTGAAGAGGACTTAGAAATTCGAGAATTGTAGTTTCCAGATTGAGAGCTTCCAGCTTCGTGatattcaaattttgggttttcagGATGTGGGTTTTGAAGACTATAGTTTTCAAGGCATGGgtttccaaaactggggttttcaGAATGTGGGTTTGCAAAAGTAGAGTTCTCAGGATTTGGGTTTCCGGGGCAGGGCTCAATGTCCACAATAGGAGGAAGCTCGGCACCAGGCCCATTTGTGGCAATTAATGAAAGCAAAGCTAGAGTTTTCCCAAGCCCCATATCATCAGCCAAAATTCCACCCCTGAGTGGGTCAGGCCTCTCGAAAcactcaaaatttgtcaaaatattcTTGTAAACCTTTTTACCTTGATTATTACAAACCTCCCAGAATGGAGGCAGCTTCAGCGAATTCTCCCTCTGCACCATCCAAGCCAACGCCTCCTTCTGGTGCTGCAAGAGCTCCGCCACAATAACACTCGACGGTTCCATGGTCTGCCTTTTTCTTGCCCCTCCATCCACAGCCGCTCCAAATATCTCATCCAAATCCCTGGCCTTCTTCACGGGCTCCTCCTGAATCTTCTCCTTTGCAGCCACCGACTGCGTAGTCATGAATTCTTGATCAGCTGTAGTGATGACATTGAGCCCATTTTCTGTCAAGACTTCTAGGGCCACACCCATGAGCTCCCTCTGACTGAAAATGTATATTTGGCAGGGCATCTTGTAGGCATTCTTGAAGCCCCTTCCATTGGGCACTATTGCTTCAATCAGAATTAGCCCCTGGTCCACAAGGGGGGCTAAGGCGCCTGCAACTGAGCGCTCAATGTGACCAACCTGCAACCCCCTCATGTTGAGCACTTTAATTGCATTTGGGTCGTAGGGATTCTCTGGCTGGCGGATCAAGCCCACCATTTCTCTACCGTTTACTGAACCCGTGTAGTACTGCAGGCCTACTATGTTGGCTATGACAAAGCCCACCATGTAATTGTTATCCGAGGATTGCGAATTCAatatgttttcttcttcttcttcagcttcttcgtAGTCTGTACGTGCCATTGTAAATGCCTCTGAAttacttggaaatgaaaatttataATAACGTCTACTAGAGCAGGCAGTCTATGGAAGAACCTTACTAATAGGCACTCGCTCGACGCATTTGTACACCATATGAGAGAAGGGAGAGCAGATAGAaagctttttctttttcttcactggtCCGCCATTGTGGGAtggtttgaaattttgaaaagtagaccacgaCGACTATAAACTTTACTATCACCGCCTTTTcggcattttttattttcttaaatatCCGGTCTGTAACGGATTTATGAGCACTGTACCTTTCAAGGGACTCTTGGGTGGGACTAGTTTCTTTGTCGGTGGTGTAAATTTTGGAGGGGTTAGGGGGGTTATACGTGGAGTGTCATGTGGatctaaaataaaaagaaaatatataCATTGACAAGTTGGAAGAGTGGTTAAATTCTAGGATGGTGATGGTGTTCTTATGGGTGAATTTGTGATTAAACTTTTGTTTTATGTGGATGACCTCATTCTTATTGTTAAAACAATTTTTGGTTTGCAAGAGCATTTGTATGTTTTGGAGCACTTTTGAAGAACGGTCGAGATGCAAGTCAAAAATCATGTTTTTTTCTAATAAGAGGAAACAAAACCAGCATAAGTTTTACTTTGAAGGCATTATTCTTGAAGAAGTTTCAGACTATAAATATCTTGGGATTGACTTCAACAAAAATCTAAATTGGGATGGTTGCAAGAAGAAGAGAATCCTAGGTGGTTGGAAAGCTCGGTATGCTCTTTAGAACAGATGTAGAGAAGCGGAGCTTTGGGATTGGAAGGCCTCCCAAACTCTTTTTGGGCTTTTAGTTCTTCCTGTTATTCTCTATGGTTGTGAATTATGGGTCAGCAGCACTTTAGGTTCACAGTCGAAGCAGATCAAGCAAATCCAAAAGCGCTTGATAACAAGCAAGTTCAAGATTAAAAATACAGTTCCTTATGATGTCATGCTGAGTGAGATCGGGGCTGCTTCTATTGAAGCTATTGCTATGGTTCGTCTCATTAGTTATCTCAAAAGAATTGGCAAAATGGAGGAAGATAGATGGCCTAAAGCGATTTTCAATGACACcttgtgcaaaagaaagaagacttggatgcaaCAAAACATCAAATGGTTGAGTAAATGGAATATCTACCTAAATTTGTGCCCCACAAATAGTAAAGAGATAAAAGCTTTTGTTATGGATAAGTTTCACAAGTGGGCTTGGGGTAATGAGTTAGCGAGAAAGAAAAAACATTATATCAcggatttcaatcctacttttgaTCATCATCAAAAAGCTTATATAAGGGCTAATATTTCGTGGAAAGCTAAGTATATTATTGCTCAAGTAAGAACTAACTCTCATCAGCTCCGCAGTGAAACTGGTAATTGGAAAAGACCAAAAGAAACTTGGGAGGAAAGAGTGTGTATTTTTTGCACATTTGGGAAAGTTGAAAccgaaaaacacttcattttagagTGCAATGCCTCCAAAGATGTTAGGGACAAGTATAATAAATTATTGACTGAGGGATCTTGGTATGATTTTTTCAACAAGGATTTTGTCGAGAGGTTGGGGCCACTTGTTAGCATTTTACACAAAAAGCAGACAGATTTGCAGAAATCGGTTAGATCTGATGTGCTGCCCCATAGACTTTGTTAAGTCTCGTGgacattaaaatatttttttttctttctatatcATCATGGCATATAAGGAGtgctaaaaaattttaaaatattttttattatcgtCGAATGTAATGTCATGTGTAAATTGTTGGTTCGTTTAGCATGTCTAAAATTTGTTTGTTTAATGAATCGAGGTCCACTTCCACAAGTTGCATGGCACCGTGATGTTATTCGATCCTTGTGTCGCATGGCAATCGAATAGTTCGCCATCTACTATGTCTAATGAAAGTTTATATGATTTATCTGGGTTTGCATATCTTAGAGGTTTTGTCACTTTGTAAGTGCTTTTATAATGAATATACTTCAACATTCTACATTAGGGTGTTTGTGAACACTATAAAATATTGTGTTCATAAACACACTAAATTTTATTACAAAATAAATTGTTTTGTTCAAGCATCATTGTCACTTACTTAATGGGTTTATTGTTTCGAAATGGTTTTACAACTATTTTTTCACACTAGGATTTACTCGATTGTAGCATTTTATAATTTTACATGGGTAGGATTCAATATATATTAGTTTTAGTTAATACATTGTATGAGGGTTTTCTTtactattattttaatttatatttttactaTTTGTTATAATTTGTCTTCATTTTAGACATCTAAATATTGTTTGTTTGTTCAATGTGACAATTACCCAAATCTATCCTTTTACCACTTTGTTGTGTCCCCACTAAGAGAAAGGTCAAGGTGTTGTGATAGGATGAGGCTCTTGCATGGGTGCATGAATAAGATCTTCATGAATTTGACACTGGTGACATTTCTTGACAAAGCGATAAGCATCACATTCcatggtaggccaatagtaacTAGTCTGCATTAATTTCTTAGCCAAGGTAAGACCACTAGAATGAGTAATGAATATACCATCACGCACTTCTCATAAGTCAGTTTGTGTTTTGACATcatctaaacatctaaggagggcaCTATCAAGACTTCTTCGATATAGGGTATCTTCAATGATAGCATAATGGGAGGCTTGATAGATAAATTTATTTCTTTAGCTGGTAGATAGGTCAAG
This genomic stretch from Cryptomeria japonica chromosome 8, Sugi_1.0, whole genome shotgun sequence harbors:
- the LOC131048796 gene encoding putative SWI/SNF-related matrix-associated actin-dependent regulator of chromatin subfamily A member 3-like 1 → MARTDYEEAEEEEENILNSQSSDNNYMVGFVIANIVGLQYYTGSVNGREMVGLIRQPENPYDPNAIKVLNMRGLQVGHIERSVAGALAPLVDQGLILIEAIVPNGRGFKNAYKMPCQIYIFSQRELMGVALEVLTENGLNVITTADQEFMTTQSVAAKEKIQEEPVKKARDLDEIFGAAVDGGARKRQTMEPSSVIVAELLQHQKEALAWMVQRENSLKLPPFWEVCNNQGKKVYKNILTNFECFERPDPLRGGILADDMGLGKTLALLSLIATNGPGAELPPIVDIEPCPGNPNPENSTFANPHSENPSFGNPCLENYSLQNPHPENPKFEYHEAGSSQSGNYNSRISKSSSQNPKPCPESSKPRERKRKRDGSRKKTDTNASRESAFSSRDLAGCEFDPPDPHGPKTTLVVCPPSVISNWVTQLEEHTKPGKLKVYLYHGDQRNREGKELCKFDIVLTTYSTLGSELDCPGSPMKEVDWLRVILDEAHFIKNATTKQAKAAIALKAQRRWAVTGTPIQNTSFDLFTLMSFLQFQPFSIKSYWNSLVQRPLTQGNASGRARLQALMETIALRRTKDMKINGQRLVELPPKFVEIHSIELCHEERQLYDRLEAEGKKVVQHFINSGTVLNNYSTVLQILLRLRQLCDDPALCPSDVELLMSSLKLEDASSNPDLLKKLLLILQDGDDFDCPVCLSPPTEAIITICSHVFCKRCIEKTLKHDKPRCPMCRKELTESDLFSSPKAAEDDVIPNKSANSSKVKALISFLKESRNDDPTKKSVIFSQFRKMLDLLQEPLEREGFKFVRLDGSMASKKRAATITAFASTKPTSPTILLASLKAAGVGINLTAASDVYMFDPWWNPAAEDQAMDRVHRIGQTRSVRVCRLIVKDSVEESILEMQERKRKLASSAFNKSEKEQRQMRVEDVQHLMRFK